A DNA window from Salvelinus fontinalis isolate EN_2023a chromosome 28, ASM2944872v1, whole genome shotgun sequence contains the following coding sequences:
- the riok2 gene encoding serine/threonine-protein kinase RIO2: MGKLNVVILRYLSRDDFRVLTAVEMGMKNHEVVPVSLISSIASLRHGGCNKILRELVKHKIVAYERTKMVHGYRLNYGGYDYLALKTFCSREILLSVGNQMGVGKESDIYIVASPEGEQYALKLHRLGRTSFRNLKNKRDYHKHRKNMSWLYLSRLSAMKEYAYMKALYERGFPVPKPIDYNRHAVVMELINGYPLCQVRELEDPSSMYSDVMELIVKLANHGLIHGDFNEFNLMLDDHDHVTMIDFPQMVSTTHFNAEWYFDRDVKCIRDFFAKRYNYESELYPTFKDIRRSVSLDVEISASGFTKDFERDAALLDPKGPEEEEEDEGEEEDEGEEEDEGEEEDEGEEEDEGEEDMEKTMDMEEYRHAILELEGLKVSDTETHTETGDEDGERDPGRGEQRETDPEAVVMGGLDEEREKEEEDVCPELVDLSSSNREFKPFRDSDSLLHVVEHSRRRTDSEATAGSVGSCSTIPPEVVRAKVRRQLSKQQKAAQRRRLIKGESNLVTAERRENQSNIKSSLETDGFWG; this comes from the exons GACTTCCGTGTCCTCACAGCG GTTGAGATGGGGATGAAAAACCATGAGGTAGTTCCAGTCAGCCTCATATCCTCCATCGCCAGCCTGCGTCACGGAGGCTGCAACAAGATCCTTAGAGAGCTCGTCAAGCACAAAATAGTGGCCTACGAGCGCACTAAGA tggtACATGGCTACCGTCTGAACTATGGGGGCTATGACTATCTGGCTTTGAAGACGTTCTGCTCTAGAGAAATACTCCTCTCTGTTGGGAACCAGATGGGAGTTGGGAAAGAGTCAG ATATATACATCGTGGCCAGTCCAGAGGGGGAGCAGTACGCGCTGAAGCTTCACAGGCTGGGGAGGACCTCCTTCAGGAACCTGAAGAACAAGAGAGACTACCACAAACACAGGAAGAACATGTCCTGGCTTTACCTCTCACGCCTCTCAGCCATGAAGGAGTACGCCTACATGAAG GCCCTGTACGAACGAGGGTTTCCTGTCCCTAAGCCCATTGACTATAACAGACACGCTGTGGTTATGGAGCTCATCAATGGATACCCACT CTGTCAGGTGCGTGAGCTGGAAGACCCGTCCTCCATGTACAGTGATGTCATGGAGCTGATAGTGAAGCTGGCCAATCATGGCCTGATCCACGGCGACTTCAATGAGTTTAACCTGATGCTGGATGACCATGATCATGTGACCATGATCGACTTCCCTCAGATGGTGTCTACCACACACTTCAATGCAGAGTG GTATTTTGACCGGGATGTCAAATGTATACGAGATTTCTTTGCCAAAAGATACAATTATGAGAGTGAGCTGTACCCAACCTTCAAAGACATCAG ACGTTCCGTTTCTCTGGACGTTGAGATCTCAGCTAGCGGCTTCACCAAAGACTTTGAGAGAGACGCAGCATTGCTTGATCCTAAaggaccagaggaggaggaggaggatgagggagaggaggaggatgagggagaggaggaggatgagggagaggaggaggatgagggagaggaggaggacgaaggagaggaggatatggAGAAGACAATGGACATGGAAGAGTATAGGCATGCTATATTGGAACTGGAGGGGCTCAAAGTcagtgacacagagacacacactgagacaggagacgaggatgGAGAGCGAGACccagggagaggagaacagagagagactgatccAGAGGCTGTTGTGATGGGTGGTCttgatgaagagagagaaaaggaggaagaggatgtgTGTCCTGAGCTGGTCGACCTCTCCTCCTCCAACAGAGAGTTCAAACCTTTCAG AGACTCAGACAGCCTGCTTCATGTGGTTGAACACAGCAGGAGGAGGACGGACAGTGAGGCTACCGCCGGCAGTGTAGGGAGCTGCTCTACTATACCAccg GAGGTGGTTCGTGCGAAGGTGCGGAGACAGCTTAGTAAGCAGCAGAAAGCAGCTCAGAGGAGACGACTGATAAAGGGAGAATCTAACCTGGTcactgcagagaggagagagaatcagAGTAACATCAAATCTAGTCTGGAGACTGATGGTTTCTGGGGCTGA